A single window of Nicotiana sylvestris chromosome 5, ASM39365v2, whole genome shotgun sequence DNA harbors:
- the LOC104210641 gene encoding uncharacterized protein, whose amino-acid sequence MSAEKKQKLLLQRRLKYQESKTRTPPEKITVDRLTGIMDPPECSTNTSYILYPAFNTCKNHPLPSAMGNEIDVLRPLSTYEKGSTSAVSGELRNKNSEVVTPRGRTPTTKSCPIIGQLRSNYVPLKKVPICKFCSAKRFQYEPPTFCCGSGTIKLTSHQMPTKLRNLFLGNSMESKHFRTYIRTYNNLFAFTSLGVKYEKDLAKRNSGIYTFRVQGKMYHWINNLHPTDDKPRNIQLYFYDNCNELAHRMACSARIHESVVKELMDILSINPYSVFLRSLVHIPNFQDFHIALKCDLNLDQRVYNLPTSYEIAAIWTEENDSAAFNAPHIQIYPRTDRTQIVNYYYGCYDALQYLLLFPLGQSGWYCGIKKLPANCHAFLRIVHHEEVPSIRNVTSLDEYLEMEAELLKKGQRRRDTVSVREYYCYKLQMRNADEDEILHTRRIFQQYSVDEYIKLETQRLDFAAFNQDLFRMAMLQGLLDILRLGERGASNIRKQNLLPSSFIGGPRDMRQWYMDAIALVQHFGKPNLFITMTYNPSWMEIKEHLISTDEAHNRPDLISRVFRAKIEEFKNDILKRNIFGKVAAFMYTVEFQKRGLPHAHFLIILTNEYKLLTPEAYDNIIHAEIPDENAEPDLYSLVLKHMMHGPCGNLNLTNSCMKKKGYCKFKYPKSFADQTSKGVESYPIYRRRNTGLVVKIREQYLDNSWVVPYNPFLLGKFDCHVNVEICSDIKIVKYLYKYICKGHDKIAFLIHNNDTNTEVDEIKEYKSARWVSPPEAMWRLYGFSISEMSPTVCSLQLHLKGQQFVSFRSSANVDTLVNNPLINQTMLTQFFEMNRTNAEAMKLNLLYQEFPQHFVWSATERMWTPRKQRYAIGRVVTCHPIEGEQYYLRMLLMTIRGPKSYNDLLTVNGEPCSTFRESVEKRGLLQSDNSLLECMSEAASYQMPYSLRHLFATLLIYCNPTNPRQLWEQFEEHMSEDYTLVPNIQKNDIRYRVLNHINDILHSMGGDINKYQLIPKTIRPSVAAKEAKKVHFERTIAVTNEDILLHKKLNKDQLKAYNIIIERIFSNKAGAFFIDGPGGTGKTFLYRALLVIVRSKRYIALATATSGVAASILPGGRTAHSRFKIPINTDENVTCNISKQSSLACLIQDAKLIIWDEVSMVKKRTIELLDLLLKDLMDSTILFGGKVVVFGGDFRQTLPVVRNGKKEDFINESLLYSHIWEELERLRLFENMRAKDDPSFCNYLLRIGNGEEKINSTNKIEIPTSLIIPYTTEKESLDKLFAITYPDVHTIFSSSSYTSSRVILTTKNDFVDDINDMLVARFPEESKTFIGIDETIEPHDQSQFEDLLHSLNPPGLPPYKLTLKQNCPIILLRNLNPCDDLCNGTRLTCYDFKSHVISANILVGHLKNTHVFVPRIPLLASQDEKMPIPFKMTQFPIRLCFAMTINKAQGQTLDFVGVYLLEPVFSHGQLYVALSRSKSSNCVKVLIRPTIPGREDDHYTDNIQSACIRSSDETIADALFAHDCSNKDESIRGCGIGYDGRAEAFSHENLVHTAGAKGQYLDSRLNTLFWWMRSTFENGEFNYTFFTSKSHADFTSMAAHTEEQVAAVLYREDIEKYADNFTPFSTYLISTAKVRVPLPYGVPINRFEWVIDKFTVVEEVKDANIQDPPLPPPTRLNTVPFAYLHEQQRSTEFDNHYFTRNTF is encoded by the exons ATGTCAGCAGAGAAAAAACAGAAGTTGCTGCTACAGCGCCGACTTAAATACCAAGAGTCAAAGACACGCACACCTCCTGAGAAAATAACTGTGGATCGCTTGACTGGAATAATGGATCCACCTGAATGCTCTACGAACACTTCTTACATTCTGTATCCAG CTTTTAATACGTGTAAGAATCATCCTCTGCCTTCTGCTATGGGTAACGAAATAGATGTATTGCGTCCACTTTCTACCTATGAAAAAG GTTCAACGTCAGCAGTATCCGGGGAACTACGTAACAAAAACTCCGAAGTAGTTACGCCTAGAG GTCGTACACCCACTACAAAGTCTTGTCCAATTATCGGTCAGCTGCGTTCAAACTATGTTCCACTGAAGAAAGTTCCAATCTGCAAATTTTGCTCAGCAAAGAGATTTCAGTATGAACCGCCTACATTTTGCTGTGGCAGTGGGACAATAAAGTTAACTTCTCATCAAATGCCTACCAAACTGCGTAATTTATTTCTTGGAAACAGTATGGAGTCCAAACACTTCCGAACGTACATTAGAACGTATAATAATCTTTTTGCGTTCACATCACTTGGTGTAAAGTATGAAAAAGATTTAGCAAAAAGAAATTCTGGTATCTACACCTTCAGAGTTCAAGGGAAGATGTACCATTGGATAAATAATTTGCACCCTACAGATGACAAACCAAGAAATATACAGTTGTACTTTTACGATAACTGCAATGAGCTGGCACACAGGATGGCATGTTCCGCCAGAATCCACGAATCAGTAGTGAAAGAATTGATGGATATATTATCAATAAATCCATACTCTGTGTTTTTGCGGTCCTTGGTACATATACCGAACTTTCAAGATTTCCACATAGCCCTCAAATGCGACTTAAATTTGGACCAGAGAGTATATAATTTGCCGACTTCATATGAAATTGCAGCAATATGGACCGAGGAAAATGATAGCGCAGCCTTTAACGCACCACATATTCAAATTTACCCTCGCACTGATCGAACACAAATAGTGAATTACTATTATGGATGTTATGATGCATTGCAATATCTGCTATTATTTCCGCTAGGGCAAAGTGGATGGTATTGTGGTATTAAGAAGCTCCCAGCAAATTGTCATGCGTTCTTACGAATTGTGCATCACGAAGAGGTACCAAGTATAAGAAATGTTACGTCACTTGACGAATATCTTGAAATGGAAGCTGAACTTCTTAAAAAAGGGCAGCGACGAAGAGATACAGTTTCTGTTCGTGAGTATTATTGTTACAAATTACAAATGAGAAATGCCGATGAAGATGAAATATTGCATACCCGAAGAATATTTCAGCAGTATTCAGTTGATGAATACATTAAACTCGAAACACAAAGGTTGGATTTCGCAGCGTTCAATCAAGATTTATTCAGGATGGCTATGCTGCAAGGACTTCTTGACATCTTGCGATTAGGTGAACGCGGTGCTTCTAATATCAGGAAACAAAATTTACTTCCAAGCTCTTTTATAGGAGGGCCGCGGGATATGCGACAATGGTACATGGATGCTATTGCGCTCGTGCAGCATTTCGGTAAACCTAATTTATTTATAACTATGACATATAATCCCTCTTGGATGGAAATAAAGGAACATTTAATCTCAACTGATGAGGCACATAATAGGCCTGATTTGATCAGCCGTGTATTTAGAGCGAAAATAGAAGAATTCAAAAATGATATACTAAAGCGAAATATCTTTGGAAAGGTAGCAGCTTTTATGTATACTGTAGAGTTCCAAAAGCGAGGTTTACCACACGCTCATTTTCTTATAATATTAACTAATGAATACAAGTTACTTACCCCAGAGGCTTACGATAATATTATTCATGCTGAAATACCTGATGAAAATGCAGAACCAGATTTATATTCGCTTGTTCTTAAACACATGATGCATGGTCCATGCGGCAATCTAAACCTAACAAACTCTTGTATGAAGAAAAAAGGCTACTGTAAATTCAAATATCCAAAAAGCTTTGCGGACCAGACATCAAAAGGAGTAGAATCTTACCCAATTTATAGAAGACGCAATACAGGACTAGTGGTAAAAATAAGAGAACAATACTTGGATAACTCATGGGTTGTTCCATATAATCCTTTTTTGCTGGGAAAATTTGACTGCCATGTGAATGTCGAGATATGCTCTGATATTAAGATCGTTAAGTATCTCTATAAGTATATATGTAAAGGTCATGATAAGATTGCGTTTTTAATACATAATAATGATACCAACACAGAAGTAGATGAAATAAAGGAATACAAGTCTGCTAGATGGGTGTCGCCTCCCGAAGCTATGTGGCGCTTGTACGGTTTCTCCATTAGTGAAATGTCACCGACTGTATGCTCTCTTCAACTTCATCTTAAAGGACAACAATTTGTTTCATTCAGAAGTAGCGCAAATGTAGATACACTTGTAAATAATCCGTTGATTAACCAGACGATGTTAACACAATTTTTCGAAATGAATAGAACAAATGCAGAGGCTATGAAGCTCAATCTATTATACCAGGAATTCCCTCAACATTTTGTTTGGTCTGCAACAGAGAGGATGTGGACACCTCGGAAACAACGATATGCTATTGGTCGTGTTGTAACATGTCATCCAATAGAAGGTGAACAATATTATCTTAGAATGCTATTAATGACTATTAGAGGACCAAAATCATATAATGATTTGCTAACTGTTAATGGAGAACCTTGTAGCACCTTTAGAGAATCAGTGGAAAAACGAGGATTGCTACAAAGCGACAATAGTTTGCTTGAATGCATGTCAGAAGCAGCAAGTTACCAGATGCCATACAGTTTGCGACATTTATTTGCTACATTACTGATTTATTGTAATCCTACTAATCCAAGACAACTCTGGGAACAATTTGAAGAGCACATGTCCGAGGATTATACGTTGGTACCCAATATTCAGAAAAACGATATTCGATACCGAGTTTTAAACCATATTAACGACATATTACACTCTATGGGTGGTGACATAAATAAATATCAACTCATTCCTAAAACAATAAGGCCTTCTGTAGCGGCAAAAGAGGCAAAGAAGGTACACTTCGAAAGGACTATCGCGGTTACTAATGAGGATATACTATTACACAAAAAGTTGAATAAAGATCAGCTTAAAGCTTACAATATAATTATAGAGAGAATTTTTTCAAACAAAGCTGGGGCATTCTTCATAGACGGACCTGGAGGAACAGGGAAAACCTTTTTATATCGTGCATTGTTGGTAATTGTACGATCTAAAAGGTATATAGCATTGGCAACTGCCACTTCCGGCGTAGCTGCATCTATACTTCCTGGTGGACGAACTGCACATTCACGTTTTAAAATTCCTATAAATACTGATGAAAATGTGACCTGCAACATCAGCAAACAAAGCTCACTTGCCTGTTTGATTCAGGATGCAAAATTAATTATATGGGATGAAGTGTCTATGGTGAAAAAGAGAACGATCGAACTGCTTGATTTACTTTTAAAAGACTTAATGGATTCAACGATACTATTCGGTGGAAAAGTTGTAGTTTTCGGAGGTGACTTCAGGCAGACATTGCCAGTAGTTCGGAACGGAAAAAAGGAAGATTTCATTAACGAAAGTTTACTATATTCTCATATTTGGGAAGAACTTGAAAGGCTGCGATTATTCGAAAATATGAGAGCGAAAGATGACCCTTcattttgtaattatttgttGCGAATAGGAAACGGAGAAGAaaaaataaactcaacaaacAAGATTGAAATTCCAACTTCTTTGATCATTCCTTATACAACCGAAAAGGAATCTTTGGATAAATTATTCGCGATAACTTATCCAGACGTGCATACAATTTTTTCCTCCTCATCCTATACAAGTTCCCGTGTTATCTTAACAACTAAGAATGATTTCGTCGACGATATCAATGACATGCTTGTTGCTCGCTTCCCAGAAGAATCAAAAACTTTTATTGGTATTGATGAAACTATTGAACCTCATGATCAATCACAATTTGAGGATCTGTTGCACAGTTTAAATCCACCTGGTCTGCCTCCTTACAAATTGACATTGAAACAAAACTGCCCAATTATATTATTACGAAATTTAAATCCGTGTGATGATTTATGTAATGGAACACGTTTGACTTGCTATGATTTTAAATCGCATGTCATTAGCGCCAATATTTTAGTTGGTCACTTGAAAAATACACATGTGTTTGTCCCTAGGATACCATTATTAGCATCCCAAGATGAAAAAATGCCTATTCCGTTTAAAATGACACAATTTCCTATAAGACTGTGCTTTGCAATGACTATAAATAAAGCGCAAGGTCAGACATTAGATTTTGTTGGAGTTTATTTGCTAGAACCTGTGTTTTCGCACGGTCAACTTTATGTGGCTTTGTCTAGATCAAAGAGTTCGAACTGTGTGAAAGTGCTAATCCGACCCACTATACCAGGTAGGGAGGACGATCACTACACGGATAACATT CAATCAGCTTGTATTCGCTCAAGCGATGAAACGATAGCTGATGCTCTTTTCGCACATGACTGCTCCAACAAAGATGAATCTATACGAGGATGTGGCATTGGCTATGATGGTCGTGCAGAGGCATTTTCGCATGAAAATTTGGTACATACTGCTGGAGCTAAAGGGCAATACTTGGACAGTCGACTTAATACACTG